From one Nonomuraea polychroma genomic stretch:
- a CDS encoding sulfatase-like hydrolase/transferase: MRPNVIVVFTDQQRWDTVGPLTPNLDRMARQGTHATVALTPQPVCAPARAALQTGRYPTTTGVHRNGRVLPPEERTLAHHFGAAGYATGYIGKWHLGGSEPVPADQRGGYQSWLAANALEHTSDAYRTVVFDEANDPVMLPGYRSDALVDAAIRFVADHHDEPFYLFVSFLEPHHQNEVDNYPAPDGYEERYQGTWMPPDLAALGGTAHQHMGGYLGQVKRLDEGLGRLLDALRSMDLLDDTIVAYTSDHGNHFKTRNGEYKRSCHDASLRVPLALRGPGFDGGGAISRPVSTIDLPPTLLEAAGLPVPAEMQGRSFLPLVRDPRASWPDEVFFQVSESEVGRGIRTSRWKYYAVAEDAHPWDDPSADRYREQALYDLENDPHELVNLAGLPSHTGVAAELRQRLVGRIAAAEGAEPVIEPAAELPAKPQAMTDPEVRLRGPKPVRFGHQRE, from the coding sequence TTGCGTCCGAACGTGATCGTCGTCTTCACCGACCAGCAGCGGTGGGACACCGTCGGCCCGCTCACCCCCAACCTCGACAGGATGGCCAGGCAGGGCACCCATGCCACGGTCGCGCTCACCCCCCAGCCGGTGTGCGCCCCAGCCCGCGCCGCCCTGCAGACGGGCCGCTACCCGACCACGACCGGCGTCCACCGCAACGGCCGCGTCCTGCCGCCTGAGGAGCGCACGCTGGCGCACCACTTCGGCGCGGCCGGCTACGCCACCGGTTACATCGGCAAGTGGCACCTGGGCGGCAGCGAGCCCGTGCCGGCGGACCAGCGGGGCGGCTACCAGTCGTGGCTGGCGGCGAACGCGCTCGAGCACACCTCCGACGCCTACCGCACGGTCGTGTTCGACGAGGCGAACGATCCCGTCATGCTGCCCGGCTACCGCTCAGACGCGCTCGTGGACGCGGCCATCAGGTTCGTCGCCGACCACCACGACGAGCCGTTCTACCTGTTCGTGTCGTTCCTGGAGCCGCACCACCAGAACGAGGTGGACAACTACCCGGCGCCCGACGGCTACGAGGAGCGTTACCAGGGCACCTGGATGCCGCCGGACCTCGCCGCGCTCGGCGGCACCGCACACCAGCACATGGGCGGCTACCTCGGGCAGGTGAAACGCCTGGACGAGGGGCTGGGGCGCCTGCTGGACGCGCTCCGCAGCATGGACCTGCTGGACGACACGATCGTGGCGTACACCTCCGACCACGGCAACCACTTCAAGACCCGCAACGGCGAGTACAAACGCTCCTGCCACGACGCCTCGCTGCGGGTGCCGCTGGCGCTGCGCGGCCCCGGCTTCGACGGAGGGGGTGCGATCTCGCGGCCGGTCAGCACGATCGACCTGCCGCCCACGCTGCTGGAGGCCGCCGGACTGCCCGTGCCTGCGGAGATGCAGGGCCGCTCGTTCCTGCCGCTGGTCCGCGACCCTCGGGCTTCCTGGCCTGATGAGGTCTTCTTCCAGGTCAGCGAGTCTGAAGTGGGGCGCGGCATTCGTACGTCCCGCTGGAAGTACTATGCGGTGGCCGAGGACGCCCACCCGTGGGACGACCCGTCCGCTGATCGCTATCGCGAGCAGGCCCTGTACGACCTGGAGAACGACCCGCACGAACTCGTCAACCTGGCGGGTCTTCCATCGCACACCGGGGTGGCGGCCGAGCTCCGGCAGCGGCTCGTGGGAAGGATCGCGGCGGCCGAGGGAGCCGAGCCGGTGATCGAGCCGGCCGCCGAGCTCCCGGCCAAGCCCCAGGCGATGACGGACCCGGAGGTCCGGCTCCGCGGCCCCAAGCCGGTGAGGTTCGGCCATCAGCGTGAGTGA
- a CDS encoding aspartate/glutamate racemase family protein → MTHIKIINPNTALAMTASIGRCARAVAARGTVVTAVSPSMGPESIESHYDEALAVPGLLTEIAAGEREGVDGYVIACFGDPGLDAARELATGPVVGIAEAAMHAATLVGRSFSVVTTLSRTAGRAWDLAHRYGFAAACRGVHACDIPVLDLDRDPAARKTVTELCVDAVERDRCDVVVLGCAGMADFAAEVADETGVPVIDGVTAATKLVESLVALGLRTSKRGEYATPPPKRYSGLLSDFTY, encoded by the coding sequence ATGACCCACATCAAGATCATCAACCCGAACACCGCCCTGGCCATGACCGCGTCCATCGGGCGCTGCGCCAGGGCGGTGGCGGCTCGGGGGACCGTCGTGACGGCTGTCAGCCCGAGCATGGGGCCGGAGTCGATCGAGAGCCACTACGACGAGGCGCTGGCCGTTCCGGGGCTGCTGACGGAGATCGCGGCGGGTGAGCGCGAGGGGGTGGACGGGTACGTCATCGCCTGCTTCGGCGATCCCGGCCTGGACGCGGCCCGCGAGCTGGCCACCGGGCCCGTCGTCGGGATCGCGGAGGCCGCCATGCACGCCGCCACGCTGGTCGGGCGGAGCTTCAGCGTGGTGACGACCCTGTCCAGGACCGCCGGCAGGGCATGGGACCTCGCCCACCGCTACGGCTTCGCCGCCGCCTGCCGCGGCGTGCACGCCTGCGACATCCCGGTCCTGGACCTCGACCGCGACCCGGCCGCGCGCAAGACCGTGACCGAACTGTGCGTCGACGCCGTCGAGCGCGACCGGTGCGACGTGGTCGTGCTGGGCTGCGCGGGCATGGCCGACTTCGCCGCCGAGGTGGCGGACGAGACGGGAGTCCCGGTGATCGACGGGGTGACCGCCGCGACCAAGCTCGTGGAGTCGCTGGTCGCGCTGGGGCTGCGGACGAGCAAGCGCGGCGAGTACGCCACACCCCCACCGAAGCGTTACTCGGGTTTGCTCAGCGACTTCACATATTGA
- a CDS encoding VWA domain-containing protein, translating to MTEITDDNALQPDTGQTADMTRRQVLYWRLLSRLFAADEQPALETASVAIVGDLGLPPALLDPGVSVDTLVQRFPELGAEFQDLMAEKEHEAGDEVRRAALVSKLLLNVFSTGGGGNVTAAQLERWKQDAGWFEKGMGCEPGGLRHSPGDEEVAAVLANIEGDLVKRMHLREVLADPALARQLTPSMSLIEQLLHDKHNLSGVALANAKALIRKFVDEVAEVLRTQVEKASVGTIDRSVPPKRVFRNLDIERTIWKNLTNWSPEDQRLYVDRLYYKQTARRTTPARMIVVVDQSGSMVDAMVNCTILASIFAGLPKVDVHLIAYDTRALDLTPWVHDPFEVLLRTTLGGGTDGTAAMALARPKISDPRNTVMVWISDFYDNRSLINDFEAVHRSGVKFIPVGSVNSSGYQSVDSWYRQKLKDLGTPVISGHIRKLVFELKNFLT from the coding sequence ATGACCGAGATCACGGACGACAACGCCCTCCAGCCCGACACCGGGCAGACCGCTGACATGACCCGGCGGCAGGTGCTCTATTGGCGCCTGTTGTCGCGGCTGTTCGCCGCCGACGAGCAGCCTGCGCTGGAGACCGCCAGCGTGGCCATCGTCGGCGACCTCGGCCTGCCGCCCGCGCTGCTCGACCCGGGCGTCTCGGTCGACACCCTCGTGCAGCGTTTCCCCGAGCTCGGCGCCGAGTTCCAGGACCTGATGGCGGAGAAGGAGCATGAGGCGGGCGACGAGGTACGCCGCGCCGCCCTGGTCTCCAAGCTGCTGCTCAACGTCTTCTCGACCGGTGGCGGAGGCAACGTCACCGCGGCCCAGCTGGAGCGCTGGAAGCAGGACGCGGGCTGGTTCGAGAAGGGCATGGGCTGCGAGCCGGGCGGGCTGCGCCACAGCCCGGGCGACGAGGAGGTCGCCGCCGTCCTCGCCAACATCGAGGGCGACCTGGTCAAGCGCATGCACCTGCGCGAGGTGCTCGCCGACCCGGCCCTGGCCAGGCAGCTCACGCCCAGCATGTCGCTCATCGAGCAGCTCCTGCACGACAAGCACAACCTGTCGGGCGTGGCGCTGGCCAACGCCAAGGCGCTGATCCGCAAGTTCGTGGACGAGGTCGCCGAAGTGCTGCGTACGCAGGTCGAGAAGGCCAGCGTGGGCACGATCGACCGGTCGGTGCCGCCGAAACGGGTCTTCCGCAACCTCGACATCGAGCGCACCATCTGGAAGAACCTCACCAACTGGAGCCCCGAGGACCAGCGGCTCTACGTGGACCGGCTTTACTACAAGCAGACCGCCCGCCGCACCACCCCGGCCCGGATGATCGTGGTCGTCGACCAGTCGGGGTCGATGGTGGACGCGATGGTCAACTGCACCATCCTCGCGTCGATCTTCGCGGGCCTGCCCAAGGTGGACGTGCACCTGATCGCGTACGACACCCGGGCGCTCGACCTGACCCCGTGGGTGCACGACCCGTTCGAGGTGCTGCTGCGCACCACGCTCGGCGGCGGCACCGACGGCACGGCCGCGATGGCGCTGGCCAGGCCGAAGATCTCCGATCCGCGTAACACCGTGATGGTGTGGATCTCCGACTTCTACGACAACCGGTCCCTGATCAACGACTTCGAGGCGGTGCACCGCTCGGGGGTGAAGTTCATCCCCGTCGGCTCGGTCAACAGCTCCGGCTATCAGAGCGTGGACTCCTGGTATCGCCAGAAGCTCAAGGACCTGGGCACCCCGGTGATCTCGGGCCACATCCGCAAGCTCGTCTTCGAGCTCAAGAACTTCCTCACCTAG
- a CDS encoding aldo/keto reductase — protein sequence MSIELQLTGTFTIGGKTVHRLGFGAMSLTGPGVWGPPRDHDEAIRVLRRVVELGVDLIDTADSYGPYVNEELIREALHPYPEGLLIATKAGFVRTGPGEWHAVGRPAYLRQEVEMSLRRLRLERIDLLQLHRIDPQVPLEEQVGELKALQDEGKIANVGLSEVSVEELERARGIVDIVTVQNRYNLTNRFSEDVLRHCEEQGIGFIAYSPIAKGALAAPGGPVEHLAKAVGATAAQVSLAWLLAHSPVLLAIPGTSTIAHLEENLAASTVSLTPEQVGELAR from the coding sequence ATGTCCATAGAGCTCCAGCTCACCGGCACGTTCACCATCGGTGGCAAGACCGTCCACCGGCTCGGTTTCGGCGCCATGAGCCTCACCGGACCCGGTGTCTGGGGGCCGCCTCGCGACCACGACGAGGCCATCCGCGTGCTGCGCCGGGTTGTCGAGCTGGGCGTGGACCTCATCGACACCGCCGACTCCTACGGGCCGTATGTCAACGAGGAGCTCATCCGGGAGGCGCTGCATCCGTACCCGGAGGGGCTGCTCATCGCGACCAAGGCGGGGTTCGTCAGGACGGGGCCGGGTGAGTGGCATGCCGTGGGGCGGCCCGCGTACCTGCGGCAGGAGGTCGAGATGAGCCTGCGCAGGCTCAGGCTGGAGCGGATCGACCTGCTCCAGCTGCACCGCATCGACCCGCAGGTGCCGCTGGAGGAGCAGGTCGGCGAGCTCAAGGCGCTCCAGGACGAGGGCAAGATCGCTAACGTCGGCCTGTCGGAGGTGAGCGTCGAGGAGCTGGAGCGGGCACGAGGCATCGTCGACATCGTCACCGTGCAGAACCGCTACAACCTCACCAACCGGTTCTCCGAAGACGTGCTGCGGCACTGTGAGGAGCAGGGGATCGGGTTCATCGCCTACAGCCCCATCGCCAAGGGCGCGCTGGCGGCGCCCGGTGGTCCGGTGGAACACCTCGCCAAGGCCGTCGGGGCCACCGCCGCACAGGTCAGCCTCGCCTGGCTGCTGGCCCACTCGCCGGTGCTGCTCGCGATCCCGGGCACCTCGACGATCGCCCATCTGGAGGAGAACCTGGCGGCCTCGACGGTGTCCCTGACACCCGAGCAGGTGGGCGAGCTGGCGCGTTGA
- a CDS encoding luciferase family protein, producing the protein MARAVAELRSWPALAVSDTRRGLTFAVRGTEILRLTGHDEVQVRLTAPAIDRLQPYLRECDQVQACQDRAWVAVHVDATPDLELLLALASVAIKEHVA; encoded by the coding sequence GTGGCCCGCGCCGTGGCCGAGTTACGGTCTTGGCCCGCGCTGGCGGTCAGCGACACCCGGCGTGGCCTGACGTTCGCCGTGCGCGGCACCGAGATCCTGCGGCTGACCGGCCACGACGAGGTCCAGGTCCGCCTGACCGCCCCGGCGATCGACCGGCTGCAGCCGTACCTGCGGGAGTGCGACCAGGTGCAGGCCTGCCAGGACCGGGCCTGGGTGGCCGTGCACGTGGACGCCACCCCCGACCTGGAGCTGCTCCTCGCGCTGGCCAGCGTGGCCATCAAGGAGCACGTGGCCTAG
- a CDS encoding helix-turn-helix domain-containing protein: MESRTGLEAVSNELLGQRLRELRTESGKSLRAVAREMSISPSAVSQIERGTMRPSVSRLIAYVTAIGVPLAAVFDVPEDPKPDPAVPGLAIRRAWEVAPIELSGGVTFRRLSPVPAPDVEFFESTYPPNAISTAHGQFLKHEGYEVGTVTAGELTIEFETEIVTLAKGDSITFPCSRPHIIGNRSDTETAVATWLIVHR, from the coding sequence ATGGAGAGCCGTACCGGGCTGGAAGCGGTCAGCAACGAGCTACTCGGTCAGCGGCTCCGCGAACTACGCACCGAGTCGGGCAAGTCGCTCCGCGCCGTGGCGCGGGAGATGAGCATCTCGCCCAGCGCCGTGTCCCAGATCGAACGCGGCACGATGCGGCCCTCGGTGAGCAGGCTCATCGCCTACGTCACTGCCATAGGGGTGCCGCTGGCGGCGGTGTTCGACGTGCCGGAGGATCCGAAACCCGACCCCGCCGTGCCCGGCCTGGCCATCCGGCGGGCGTGGGAGGTCGCGCCGATCGAGCTCAGCGGGGGAGTGACGTTCCGCAGGTTATCGCCGGTGCCGGCGCCGGACGTGGAGTTCTTCGAGTCGACCTACCCGCCGAACGCGATCTCCACCGCTCACGGGCAGTTCCTCAAACACGAGGGGTACGAGGTGGGCACGGTCACCGCCGGGGAGCTGACGATCGAGTTCGAGACCGAGATCGTCACGCTCGCCAAGGGCGATTCGATCACCTTCCCGTGCAGCCGGCCGCACATCATCGGCAACCGCTCCGACACCGAGACCGCCGTCGCAACGTGGCTGATCGTGCACCGCTGA
- a CDS encoding ATP-binding protein, whose translation MSDDMLRAPAEVKYAEELDYLESVDDGPKPFTWRLSPRMIRLFILGSERSDGLDREIPQKWFGDRSFVERSIVTLASDRGLLLIGDPGTGKSWLAELLSAAICRNSTLVAQGTAGTTEDHIKYSWNVSMVIAKGQSRDSMIPSPIMTAMENGVIGRFEELTRSTSDVQDALISILSEKYVSIPELDDDNIVFAQPGFSIIATANSRDRGVNDLSSALKRRFNFVRIPVVTNKKSEAEIVRFRTEELLRRHQIELDLPPTLLDILLQSFADLRSAAASATSDDERLESALSTAEQIGVLEDAILHSHFFGDRVLRAQTLAGSLVGSLARRSPEDLAILNKYWHGVVEPRSKNSGGPWQEFLEGGREAISTLS comes from the coding sequence ATGAGTGACGATATGCTGCGCGCCCCCGCAGAGGTGAAGTACGCCGAGGAGCTCGACTATCTGGAGTCGGTCGACGACGGCCCCAAGCCGTTCACCTGGCGGCTGAGCCCCCGCATGATCCGGCTGTTCATCCTCGGCTCCGAACGCTCCGACGGGCTCGACAGGGAGATCCCGCAGAAGTGGTTCGGCGACCGCAGCTTCGTCGAGCGCAGCATCGTGACCCTGGCCTCGGACCGGGGCCTGCTGCTGATCGGCGACCCGGGCACCGGCAAGAGCTGGCTGGCCGAGCTGCTGTCCGCGGCCATCTGCCGCAACTCCACGCTCGTCGCGCAGGGCACCGCCGGCACGACCGAGGACCACATCAAATACTCGTGGAACGTGTCCATGGTCATCGCCAAGGGCCAGTCCCGCGACTCCATGATCCCCTCGCCCATCATGACGGCGATGGAGAACGGCGTGATCGGCCGCTTCGAGGAGCTGACCCGCTCGACCAGCGACGTGCAGGACGCTCTCATCTCGATCCTGTCCGAGAAGTACGTCTCGATCCCCGAGCTCGACGACGACAACATCGTCTTCGCCCAGCCCGGTTTCTCCATCATCGCCACCGCCAACAGCCGCGACCGAGGCGTCAACGACCTGTCGTCGGCGCTCAAGCGCCGCTTCAACTTCGTGCGCATCCCGGTGGTGACGAACAAGAAGAGCGAGGCGGAGATCGTCCGCTTCCGTACCGAGGAGCTGCTGCGCAGGCACCAGATCGAGCTGGACCTGCCGCCGACGCTGCTGGACATCCTGCTGCAGAGCTTCGCCGACCTGCGCTCCGCCGCCGCCTCGGCCACCAGCGACGACGAGCGGCTGGAGTCGGCGCTGTCGACGGCCGAGCAGATCGGCGTGCTGGAGGACGCGATCCTGCACAGCCACTTCTTCGGCGACCGGGTGCTGCGCGCGCAGACGCTGGCAGGATCGCTGGTCGGGTCGCTGGCGCGGCGCAGCCCCGAGGACCTGGCGATCCTGAACAAGTACTGGCACGGCGTCGTCGAGCCCCGCAGCAAGAACAGCGGCGGGCCGTGGCAGGAGTTTCTCGAGGGCGGCCGCGAGGCCATCTCCACCCTGTCATGA
- a CDS encoding glycosyl hydrolase family 18 protein, translated as MRHKVLACLAALALPLTAVVIAPPAAYGVAVFADWAPWTAYSAGTRVTYNGVEYECVQSHTSQPGWEPPNVPALWKQTTGGGSDTTAPSVPGNLRSTGVTSTSVALAWNASTDNVAVTGYEVYRGSTLIATVTGTTHTDTGLTAATAYTYTVRARDAAGNRSAASSPVTATTTGGGGDTTAPSVPGSLRSTGVTSNSVSLAWNASTDNVAVTGYEIYRGGTLITTVTGTTHTDTGLSANTAYSYTVRARDAAGNRSANSNAVTATTTGGSGGGGDKVLGYFVQWGVYQRGYHVKNIDTSGSAAKLTHINYAFGNVQNGQCTIGDSYADYDRFYQASESVDGVADTWDAGALRGSFNQLRKLKKKYPNLKVLFSFGGWTWSGGFTQAAQNPAAFAESCYRLVEDPRWADVFDGIDIDWEYPNACGLTCDSSGPAAFRNLMSALRSRFGTGNLVTAAITADGTSGGKIDAADYGGAAQYVDWYNVMTYDYFGAWAAQGPTAPHSPLTSYTGIPIAGFYSDNAIQKLKSKGVPASKLLLGIGFYGRGWAGVTQAAPGGTATGPAPGTYEQGIEDYKVLKTRCPATGTVAGTAYAYCGGQWWSYDTPATIGGKMTYSKNQGLGGAFFWELSGDTANAELLTAMRNGLG; from the coding sequence ATGAGACACAAGGTCCTTGCCTGCCTGGCGGCCTTAGCGCTGCCCCTCACGGCCGTGGTCATCGCCCCGCCCGCCGCCTACGGTGTCGCCGTCTTCGCCGATTGGGCGCCGTGGACGGCGTACTCGGCCGGCACGCGCGTGACGTACAACGGCGTCGAGTACGAATGCGTCCAGTCGCACACCTCCCAGCCCGGCTGGGAGCCGCCGAACGTACCGGCCCTGTGGAAGCAGACGACCGGCGGCGGCAGCGACACCACCGCCCCGAGCGTGCCCGGCAACCTCCGCTCGACCGGCGTCACCAGCACCAGCGTCGCCCTGGCCTGGAACGCCTCCACCGACAACGTCGCCGTCACCGGCTACGAGGTCTACCGCGGCAGCACGCTGATCGCCACCGTCACCGGCACCACCCACACCGACACCGGCCTGACCGCCGCCACGGCCTACACCTACACCGTCCGCGCCCGCGACGCCGCCGGCAACCGCTCCGCCGCGAGCAGCCCCGTCACCGCCACCACCACGGGCGGCGGCGGCGACACCACGGCGCCCAGCGTGCCCGGCAGCCTCCGCTCGACGGGCGTCACCAGTAACAGCGTCTCCCTGGCCTGGAACGCCTCCACCGACAACGTCGCCGTCACCGGCTACGAGATCTACCGCGGTGGCACCCTCATCACCACCGTCACCGGCACCACCCACACCGACACCGGCCTGAGCGCGAACACCGCCTACAGCTACACCGTCCGCGCCCGCGACGCCGCCGGCAACCGCTCCGCCAACAGCAACGCCGTCACGGCCACGACCACGGGCGGCAGCGGAGGCGGCGGCGACAAGGTGCTCGGATACTTCGTCCAGTGGGGCGTCTACCAGCGCGGTTACCACGTCAAGAACATCGACACGAGCGGCTCGGCCGCCAAGCTGACGCACATCAACTACGCCTTCGGCAACGTGCAGAACGGCCAGTGCACGATCGGCGACTCGTACGCCGACTACGACCGGTTCTACCAGGCGAGCGAGAGCGTGGACGGCGTCGCCGACACCTGGGACGCCGGCGCGCTGCGCGGCAGCTTCAACCAGCTCCGCAAGCTGAAGAAGAAGTACCCGAACCTGAAGGTGCTGTTCTCCTTCGGCGGCTGGACCTGGTCGGGCGGCTTCACCCAGGCCGCGCAGAACCCGGCCGCGTTCGCCGAGTCCTGCTACCGCCTCGTGGAGGACCCGCGCTGGGCCGACGTCTTCGACGGCATCGACATCGACTGGGAGTACCCGAACGCCTGCGGTCTGACCTGCGACTCCAGCGGCCCGGCCGCCTTCCGTAACCTCATGTCGGCGCTGCGCTCCCGCTTCGGCACCGGCAACCTCGTCACAGCCGCCATCACCGCCGACGGCACCAGCGGCGGCAAGATCGACGCGGCCGACTACGGCGGCGCCGCGCAGTACGTCGACTGGTACAACGTCATGACCTACGACTACTTCGGCGCCTGGGCGGCGCAGGGACCGACGGCCCCGCACTCGCCGCTCACCTCCTACACCGGCATCCCGATCGCCGGGTTCTACTCCGACAACGCGATCCAGAAGCTCAAGAGCAAGGGCGTGCCGGCGAGCAAGCTGCTGCTCGGCATCGGCTTCTACGGCCGCGGCTGGGCCGGCGTCACGCAGGCGGCGCCGGGCGGCACGGCCACCGGGCCGGCGCCGGGCACGTACGAGCAGGGCATCGAGGACTACAAGGTGCTCAAGACCCGCTGCCCGGCCACCGGCACGGTCGCGGGCACCGCGTACGCGTACTGCGGAGGCCAGTGGTGGAGTTACGACACCCCGGCCACCATCGGCGGCAAGATGACCTACTCGAAGAACCAGGGCCTCGGCGGCGCGTTCTTCTGGGAACTCAGCGGTGACACCGCCAACGCCGAACTGCTCACGGCCATGAGGAACGGCCTGGGCTGA
- a CDS encoding carbohydrate ABC transporter permease: MRKALLYTLLVLASVITIVPLLYMLSLSLQTEAETLSADAVLVPDSPQWGNYAELFTRAPFGNFIVNSLVVAGAITLAHLVFDPLVGYVFAKFRFPLRNTLFVALLATLMVPFFVRMIPLYVLMANMGWLNTYQGLITPFLMDAFGIFLMRQFIQPIPDDLINAARIDGASELRIYRSVILPQTRPALAVLGLFTFVFQWNEFLWPLVATTTPEMRTIPVGLTLFNQEYFTLWHLTAAGSVILFVPTAVLFLFTQRYFVRGIALTGLR; encoded by the coding sequence ATGCGCAAAGCCCTGCTCTACACCCTGCTCGTGCTGGCCTCCGTCATCACGATCGTGCCGCTGCTCTACATGCTCTCGCTGTCGCTGCAGACCGAGGCCGAGACGTTGTCGGCGGACGCGGTGCTGGTGCCGGACTCGCCCCAGTGGGGCAACTACGCGGAGCTGTTCACCCGCGCGCCGTTCGGCAACTTCATCGTCAACAGCCTCGTCGTTGCGGGCGCCATCACCCTCGCCCACCTGGTGTTCGACCCGCTCGTCGGGTACGTGTTCGCCAAGTTCCGCTTCCCGCTGCGCAACACGTTGTTCGTGGCGCTGCTGGCCACGCTGATGGTGCCGTTCTTCGTGCGGATGATCCCGCTGTACGTGCTGATGGCCAACATGGGGTGGCTGAACACGTACCAGGGGCTGATCACGCCGTTCCTCATGGACGCGTTCGGGATCTTCCTCATGCGGCAGTTCATCCAGCCCATCCCCGACGACCTGATCAACGCGGCCCGCATCGACGGCGCCTCGGAGCTGCGGATCTACCGGAGCGTCATCCTGCCGCAGACGCGGCCCGCCCTGGCCGTGCTGGGGTTGTTCACCTTCGTCTTCCAGTGGAACGAGTTCCTCTGGCCGCTGGTCGCCACCACGACGCCCGAGATGCGCACCATCCCGGTCGGGCTCACCCTGTTCAACCAGGAGTACTTCACGCTGTGGCACCTGACGGCAGCCGGCTCGGTGATCCTTTTCGTCCCCACCGCCGTGCTGTTCCTCTTCACCCAGCGATACTTCGTGCGTGGCATCGCGCTGACCGGCCTTCGTTAG
- a CDS encoding NCS1 family nucleobase:cation symporter-1 yields the protein MSEPAASITQTPPPAYDPRLTNEDLAPLRKQTWSSYNIFAFWMSDVHSVGGYVTAGSLFALGLASWQVLFALLAGIVIVQIFCNLVAKPSQVTGVPYPVINRAVFGVLGANIPAIVRGSIAIAWYGVQTYLASQALIIIFLKFWPATAALNEPAFLGLSVLGYICYAILWVAQAAVFWRGMEAIKRFVDWAGPAVYVVMVVLAIYLVSQAGWENISLDLSQGESLGFAESIPVMLSAIALVVSYFSGPMLNFGDFSRYGRSFEAVKRGNFLGLPVNFLFFSILTVITASATVPVFGELITDPIHTVERIDTPFAILLGGLTFVIATVGINIVANFISPAFDFSNVSPQKISWRTGGMIAAVGSVVLTPWNWYSNPDAIHYTLGLLGALIGPLFGILIAGYYICARQRLDVDAMFTMDQSGRYWFSKGYNPNAIWATVAAGVPAIAAAIVPKMLIDLGVTTGGMAWIADYSWFIGCGLGYVAMVALERRSPRIIPAA from the coding sequence ATGTCCGAACCCGCCGCATCGATCACCCAAACGCCACCCCCCGCCTACGACCCCCGCCTCACCAACGAAGACCTGGCGCCGCTGCGCAAGCAGACCTGGTCGTCGTACAACATCTTCGCCTTCTGGATGTCCGACGTGCACAGCGTCGGCGGCTACGTGACCGCGGGGAGCCTGTTCGCGCTCGGCCTCGCCAGCTGGCAGGTGCTGTTCGCGCTGCTGGCCGGCATCGTCATCGTGCAGATCTTCTGCAACCTGGTGGCCAAGCCGAGCCAGGTCACCGGCGTCCCTTACCCGGTGATCAACCGGGCCGTCTTCGGCGTGCTGGGCGCGAACATCCCCGCCATCGTGCGCGGATCGATCGCCATCGCCTGGTACGGCGTGCAGACGTACCTGGCCTCCCAGGCGCTCATCATCATCTTCCTCAAGTTCTGGCCGGCCACTGCCGCCCTGAACGAGCCGGCCTTCCTCGGCCTGTCCGTGCTCGGCTACATCTGCTACGCGATCCTGTGGGTCGCGCAGGCGGCGGTGTTCTGGCGCGGCATGGAGGCGATCAAGCGGTTCGTGGACTGGGCGGGGCCGGCGGTGTACGTGGTCATGGTGGTCCTGGCCATCTACCTGGTGAGCCAGGCGGGCTGGGAGAACATCAGCCTGGACCTGTCGCAGGGCGAAAGCCTCGGCTTCGCCGAGTCGATCCCGGTCATGCTCAGCGCGATCGCCCTGGTCGTGTCGTACTTCTCCGGGCCGATGCTGAACTTCGGCGACTTCTCCCGCTACGGTCGCTCGTTCGAGGCGGTCAAGCGAGGGAACTTCCTCGGCCTGCCCGTCAACTTCCTGTTCTTCTCCATCCTGACGGTGATCACGGCGTCGGCCACCGTGCCGGTCTTCGGCGAGCTCATCACCGACCCCATCCACACGGTGGAGCGCATCGACACGCCGTTCGCGATCCTGCTCGGCGGCCTCACGTTCGTGATCGCGACCGTGGGCATCAACATCGTGGCCAACTTCATCTCCCCGGCCTTCGACTTCTCGAACGTGAGCCCGCAGAAGATCAGCTGGCGCACCGGCGGCATGATCGCGGCGGTCGGCTCGGTGGTGCTCACGCCCTGGAACTGGTACAGCAACCCCGACGCCATCCACTACACGCTGGGCCTGCTCGGCGCGCTCATCGGGCCGCTGTTCGGCATCCTGATCGCCGGCTACTACATCTGCGCGCGGCAGCGGCTGGACGTGGACGCCATGTTCACGATGGACCAGTCCGGCCGGTACTGGTTCAGCAAGGGCTACAACCCCAACGCGATCTGGGCCACCGTCGCCGCCGGCGTGCCCGCCATCGCCGCCGCGATCGTGCCGAAGATGCTCATCGACCTGGGCGTCACGACCGGTGGCATGGCCTGGATCGCCGACTACAGCTGGTTCATCGGCTGCGGGCTCGGCTACGTGGCGATGGTCGCCCTGGAGCGGCGCTCGCCCCGGATCATCCCGGCCGCATGA